From a region of the Arachis ipaensis cultivar K30076 chromosome B09, Araip1.1, whole genome shotgun sequence genome:
- the LOC107615923 gene encoding uncharacterized protein LOC107615923, with the protein MQGERDKWLAAINISVGHIEETSRFLPSLPILWLNSAVTLYKYSMDDHHTYCLSVAMAARYDLIKYINADPEHKVWKLKVRVIRLWTVSHFANSRVKAPIEMVVLDEEGDTIQCSIKGIFVPIFEGLLAENNVYVVTNFAVTLNTIKFKPTRHEFRINFKRDTIVRLVQDSSVPLNGFNFILFKKIHAEYKKDGYLVDVIGQLASKGNLVEFTRDGKPSSYITIELDDLESGQKLRVTWWQTLAFNLLKYLEEHPCLTYVVILQMGKIKFYSGAMGVSNINYNSKLFINVEFSAARISLQVYKTIAEIKKHNQDAVFVTAGTIKEVETEFDWWYKGCKKCRRGLRELEKRYFCPIALKTTGSMCQVSKNNNNTNFDVYKNVHQITTSQRTVCRETDTSSNILSLQSNEDKCDLFLTESNYLCMVYTVPRMELDRKILLLIM; encoded by the exons ATGCAGGGTGAAAGAGATAAATGGCTTGCTGCGATCAACATATCCGTTGGTCATATTGAAG AAACGTCAAGATTTTTGCCATCCTTACCAATACTGTGGCTGAACAGTGCTGTGACTCTCTATAAATATAGCATGGATGATCACCATACTTATTGTTTATCT GTAGCAATGGCAGCTAG GTATGATCTCATCAAGTATATCAATGCTGATCCAGAGCATAAGGTGTGGAAGCTCAAAGTACGTGTCATTAGACTTTGGACCGTTTCTCACTTTGCAAATTCTAGGGTGAAGGCACCTATTGAGATGGTTGTCCTTGATGAAGAG GGGGATACAATTCAATGCTCTATTAAAGGCATATTTGTTCCTATCTTCGAGGGCCTACTCGCTGAGAACAACGTGTACGTGGTCACTAATTTTGCAGTTACTTTAAATACCATTAAGTTCAAGCCTACTAGACACGAATTTAGAATCAACTTCAAGAGGGACACGATTGTGCGTCTGGTACAAGACTCTTCAGTTCCATTGAACGGATTCAATTTTATTCTGTTCAAAAAAATTCATGCAGAGTATAAAAAAGATGGTTATTTAGTTG ATGTGATAGGTCAACTTGCCTCTAAGGGTAACTTGGTTGAGTTCACACGGGACGGGAAGCCATCAAGTTATATCACGATAGAACTTGATGATCTTGA GAGTGGACAGAAATTAAGGGTAACGTGGTGGCAGACTTTGGCTTTTAATTTGCTCAAATATTTGGAGGAACACCCGTGTCTTACCTATGTGGTTATTCTCCAAATGGGCAAGATAAAATTTTATAGTG GGGCCATGGGTGTTTCCAACATAAACTACAATTCGAAATTGTTTATCAATGTTGAGTTTTCAGCTGCCAGGATTTCTTTGCAAG TCTACAAAACAATTGCCGAGATAAAGAAGCATAATCAG GATGCTGTATTTGTTACTGCCGGGACAATTAAGGAAGTTGAGACTGAGTTTGATTGGTGGTACAAAGGATGTAAGAAGTGTCGTCGTGGCTTAAGGGAACTTGAAAAAAGATATTTCTGCCCAATTGCGTTGAAGACTACGGGTTCTATGTGCCAAG TGTCGAAGAACAATAATAATACAAATTTCGACGTATATAAAAATGTGCATCAAATTACTACCAGTCAAAGAACAGTGTGTCGAGAAACTGATACCTCATCTAATATTCTCAGTTTACAATCCAATGAAGATAAATGTGACCTTTTTCTCACT GAAAGCAACTATTTATGTATGGTGTACACTGTGCCTCGCATGGAATTGGACAGGAAAATACTCCTCCTAATTATGTAA